One Rhodoferax sp. GW822-FHT02A01 genomic window, TTCGTTCACCTTCAATTCCACCCATGAACCCAGCGGCATGTCCACATCTGCCAAAGCAGCCTGTTCCGGCACGATATTCATTTCGGGCAACAGCGGCTCGAAGGCCGGCTCCGACGCCAGCGAAATCTCCGTCAGCCCCACAAAATTGGAGGCTTGGGCTTCCTGTGGCGCAATCCAGGGGTCTCCGTCATCTGGCAGCCGGCTGCGCTGGGAGGATGCCTCAGGCTCTGTCACCGGTGCAGTAGAAGCAGGTCGGAATGCCTGCTGATGAATGGTCATCAGCGACTCCAAAAATGCATCGGTACGCGCGTCCGGGTACTGGATGGTCTGCAAGCCTTCGCGCAGCGAAATCACCAGCCGTGGCACCAGACGCGTCAGTTTGGCCGGATTGGCGCGAGCCAGTTCGGGATGCGCGCTCCACAGCATCGCGGGAATCAAGCCCTCGAACTTTTCGGCAGCGGCAGAGCCCGCTCCCTGCTTGATGCGCGCCTGCGCGACTACCTGGGACCATGGGCCGCACAGGAAGTCCATCACGATTGCAGGCACTTGTGCCGCAGCGGAATGGCCTTCAATGCCACGTGCGATCTTTTCGGCCAGCAAATTGCGCGCTTCGGCATGGCTCAGCACCTCGACCGCAGCCAGATGGTCGCGCTCGGTGGTGTGCGCATCTTGTTTCCACTCCTGCTGCAAATCCGCCAACTTGCACTCGAATACTTCGGCGCTCTCTATAGGGGCCAGAAACAGAGGCCCCAAGGTGTCCTGCAGGCCCTTGTAAAAGGTCTCGAAGCCTGGCGCATGGATGGAATCGAAGGCCATGCTGCGCTGGCTCACTTCCTGCAATAGGTGCCGCGCCGGATGGTGCTTGTCGCTGAAGAAGCGCATGTCCACCAAGGCCAGACGTAACAACGCCGGCTCCAGATTGCGAATCACCTCACGTACCGGCTCCAACAAATGCGGATCATGCGCCATGTTGTCCACCATGAGCGTCACGACTTCCAGGCTCAGCGCCTGCGCCAGATCCTTAGCGCTTCTGCGCAACGCCAGCCGTTGACCTTCCAGCGTATGGGCCTGCGGCTGCGGCTGATTGCCGTTGATTTCGCGGCGCTGTTCCAGGCTTTGCACCACCCGCTCGACCTGCTTCATCTCGGTCAGGGCTTCCAGTGCAGCTGGAACGGTGGACTCAAATCCGTTATTCGGGGAATTGGCCGCCGCAAGGTCATCATCTTCGAATTGCCTGGAAAACTGCTCGGCAAACTGCTCCACACGGCCGGCGGGCTGGCTGGATATCGATTCACCAGCCAGCAGCTTGCGCAACTTGTCCAGCGTCAGCAACGCGGAGTCGCTGCCAACGCCCTGCGCGGAAGGTCCCGAACCACCGGGCTGCGCACCGATGCCAGCCGCAGGCTTCTGGCCGCCATCAACAGCACCGCCCGGCACCGTCGCCGCCCTTCTGCCCCCGGACCGCACATTGGGCACGGCATAGGCCACGGAAACCACGCCTTCCTTGCGCAACTGGGCGCATAGAGCGGTGTAGAGCAAGCGCAGCTCATGCCCCAGCGCAGCAGCCATTGCGTTGAACCACTGCGCCCGCATGGCCGCAGGAACCCGTGTCTCCTCCACCACCTCCTGCAGCGCCCGCACGTAGGACTCGGGCCGCAGAACGTTGGCCTCGACGCGCACCCGATCCATGCCCAGCACGCTGCAGATCAGCCGATCCAGGTCGGCAAGACTGGTCTCTGCGGCGAGCCTCACAACCTGCAAGACGCGTGCGATTGCCACGGTGCTGAGCACCTGGGTTTCGTCCATCAGCTCCAACTGGTCGAACTGCACCTCGGAGACGGACGTAGCCGATGCCTGTTTGGCGTTGTCCTGTCTGGAAAAGGCCCCGAGCAATGCTCCCGGATAGGCACTGCACAAAGCAGGTTCGTGCTTGCGCAGCATCTGGGCCGATTCGGCAATGGCCTGTCGATCGCCCAGGTCGCGCGATGCCGCTTCCTGCGTCTGCAAGGTCTGGCGGG contains:
- a CDS encoding DUF1631 family protein, whose amino-acid sequence is MPAEPSQVSSGGAARGLEIYRKTVQQASADGSVLLGKIIALARQTLQTQEAASRDLGDRQAIAESAQMLRKHEPALCSAYPGALLGAFSRQDNAKQASATSVSEVQFDQLELMDETQVLSTVAIARVLQVVRLAAETSLADLDRLICSVLGMDRVRVEANVLRPESYVRALQEVVEETRVPAAMRAQWFNAMAAALGHELRLLYTALCAQLRKEGVVSVAYAVPNVRSGGRRAATVPGGAVDGGQKPAAGIGAQPGGSGPSAQGVGSDSALLTLDKLRKLLAGESISSQPAGRVEQFAEQFSRQFEDDDLAAANSPNNGFESTVPAALEALTEMKQVERVVQSLEQRREINGNQPQPQAHTLEGQRLALRRSAKDLAQALSLEVVTLMVDNMAHDPHLLEPVREVIRNLEPALLRLALVDMRFFSDKHHPARHLLQEVSQRSMAFDSIHAPGFETFYKGLQDTLGPLFLAPIESAEVFECKLADLQQEWKQDAHTTERDHLAAVEVLSHAEARNLLAEKIARGIEGHSAAAQVPAIVMDFLCGPWSQVVAQARIKQGAGSAAAEKFEGLIPAMLWSAHPELARANPAKLTRLVPRLVISLREGLQTIQYPDARTDAFLESLMTIHQQAFRPASTAPVTEPEASSQRSRLPDDGDPWIAPQEAQASNFVGLTEISLASEPAFEPLLPEMNIVPEQAALADVDMPLGSWVELKVNEEWVRIQLTWASPHGTLYLFTGAYGNTQSMSRRLRDKLLSSGKMRLLVGQAFVEGALDAVAQTAIRNSVGSVE